From the Desulfuromonas sp. genome, one window contains:
- a CDS encoding S8 family serine peptidase, whose protein sequence is MYLLQWRTVLLLTLGVFALLSGPERPAFGAVLDPGLRAVLDGAAAGEKVPVIVTFAGRADLEGLKGLSRGERRTGVVKRLRAGAEQVQGPCRAFLRTRGVERLQPLWIINGLAVSAPAEVIRSLAERPEVAGVALDATLRRPATPAPAAHGVEGNISIVGAEQLWALGYTGNGVVVAGMDTGVDPDHPDLAERWRGGDNSWFNPFAADCSPSGFDCTACEASADRPCDGDGNGTQTMGIVLGGDAGGAAIGVAPGARWIAVKIFDDYNLASISAIHRGFQWLLDPDGDPDTDDAPDVVNNSWGFEDFPGVCFDDFDEDLRALRSAGILQVFAAGNMGPDPETSISPANDPNVLSVGSVGNDLEVTFSSSRGPSACDGAVFPDLVAPGEFVKTADITLGGLFTDSYVFVDGTSFAAPHVAGVAALLLEAFPETPVALLETVLRQGASDLGVQGPDNDAGFGLVNAPASLDALQAELGNRPPDPVVLLDPPDGALGLDTTVTFRWNLPSDPDGDALTTTLLISKFSDFSDSESLVVAAFAPIAGGALLAGAGGLLLWVVPCRGRRRGRTALLVLVAGAALFLLSCGGGGGSSEPVGKATVSGLDPATTYFWKVTVDDGREGVAESEVRSFSTR, encoded by the coding sequence ATGTATCTTTTGCAATGGCGAACGGTCCTGCTGCTGACGCTGGGGGTCTTTGCCCTTCTTTCCGGGCCGGAGCGGCCCGCTTTCGGCGCCGTCCTCGATCCCGGGCTGCGGGCCGTTCTGGACGGCGCTGCCGCGGGCGAGAAGGTCCCGGTGATCGTCACCTTTGCCGGGCGGGCCGACCTCGAGGGGCTGAAGGGCCTCTCCAGGGGGGAGCGCCGCACCGGGGTGGTCAAAAGGCTTCGCGCCGGTGCGGAGCAGGTCCAGGGCCCCTGCCGGGCCTTTCTGCGCACCCGGGGCGTCGAGCGCCTCCAGCCGCTGTGGATCATCAACGGCCTGGCGGTATCGGCTCCGGCCGAGGTGATCCGCAGCCTGGCCGAGCGGCCCGAGGTGGCCGGGGTCGCTCTCGACGCGACTTTGCGGCGGCCCGCAACCCCTGCCCCCGCCGCCCACGGCGTTGAAGGGAACATCTCCATCGTGGGCGCCGAGCAGCTCTGGGCTCTGGGCTACACCGGCAACGGCGTGGTGGTGGCCGGCATGGATACCGGCGTCGATCCGGATCACCCCGATCTGGCCGAGAGGTGGCGGGGGGGGGACAACAGCTGGTTCAATCCCTTTGCCGCCGACTGCAGCCCCTCCGGGTTCGACTGCACCGCCTGCGAGGCGAGCGCCGATCGGCCCTGCGACGGCGACGGTAACGGCACCCAGACCATGGGCATCGTCCTGGGGGGAGACGCGGGCGGGGCGGCCATCGGGGTGGCGCCGGGGGCCCGCTGGATCGCGGTGAAAATCTTCGACGACTACAACCTGGCCTCGATCAGCGCCATCCACCGGGGGTTCCAGTGGCTGCTCGACCCCGACGGCGACCCCGACACCGACGACGCCCCGGACGTGGTCAACAACTCCTGGGGTTTCGAGGACTTTCCCGGGGTCTGCTTCGACGACTTCGACGAGGACCTCCGGGCCCTGCGCAGCGCCGGCATCCTCCAGGTCTTCGCCGCGGGCAACATGGGGCCGGACCCGGAGACCAGCATCAGCCCGGCCAACGATCCGAACGTACTCTCCGTGGGATCGGTCGGCAACGACCTGGAGGTCACATTTTCGAGCAGCCGCGGGCCCTCTGCCTGCGACGGCGCCGTTTTCCCCGACCTGGTGGCGCCCGGGGAATTCGTCAAGACCGCCGACATCACCCTGGGCGGCCTTTTCACCGATTCCTACGTCTTCGTGGACGGCACGTCCTTCGCGGCGCCCCACGTGGCGGGGGTGGCGGCCCTTCTGCTGGAGGCCTTTCCCGAGACCCCGGTGGCGCTGCTGGAGACGGTGCTTCGCCAGGGGGCGTCCGACCTGGGGGTCCAGGGCCCTGACAACGACGCCGGTTTCGGCCTGGTCAACGCTCCGGCGTCACTGGATGCCCTGCAGGCGGAACTCGGCAACCGGCCCCCCGACCCGGTCGTCCTGCTGGATCCGCCCGACGGGGCGCTCGGGCTCGATACCACGGTGACCTTCCGCTGGAATCTGCCCAGCGACCCCGACGGGGACGCGCTGACCACCACTCTGCTCATCTCGAAGTTTTCCGATTTCAGCGACAGCGAGTCTCTCGTCGTCGCGGCCTTCGCCCCGATCGCCGGGGGTGCGCTCCTGGCCGGCGCAGGCGGCCTGCTCCTCTGGGTGGTTCCGTGCCGCGGGAGAAGGCGCGGAAGGACGGCGCTGCTGGTCCTGGTGGCCGGAGCGGCCCTCTTTTTGTTGTCCTGCGGCGGGGGGGGCGGTTCCTCCGAGCCGGTCGGCAAGGCGACCGTTTCCGGCCTCGATCCGGCGACGACCTATTTCTGGAAGGTCACGGTCGACGACGGTCGGGAGGGGGTCGCCGAGAGCGAGGTGCGGAGTTTTTCAACCCGGTAG
- the groL gene encoding chaperonin GroEL (60 kDa chaperone family; promotes refolding of misfolded polypeptides especially under stressful conditions; forms two stacked rings of heptamers to form a barrel-shaped 14mer; ends can be capped by GroES; misfolded proteins enter the barrel where they are refolded when GroES binds): MAAKEIKFGQEARSSILAGVNVLAEAVKATLGPKGRNVVIEKSFGAPLITKDGVTVAKEIELEDKFENMGAQLVKEVASKTSDVAGDGTTTATVLAQAIYREGVKLVTAGHNPMEIKRGIDKAVEAAVGSLQGLSKPVKDHKEIAQVGTISANSDETIGNILAEAMEKVGKEGVITVEEAKAMETSLETVEGMQFDRGYLSPYFVTDPDRMECVIEDALILIYDKKISNMKDLLGVLEPVAKQGRPLLIIAEDVEGEALATLVVNKLRGTLNIAAVKAPGFGDRRKSMLEDIAILTGGTVISEDMGFKLENASLDMLGTAKRIVIDKDNTTIIDGAGSEGDIAARVKTIRAQIEETSSDYDREKLQERLAKLVGGVAVVKVGAATETEMKEKKARVEDALHATRAAVEEGIVPGGGVALIRCIASLDAVKVEGEQEFGVKIVRRALEEPLRQIAANAGLEGSIVVDKVINEKGSFGLNAANDEYCDMIEAGIIDPTKVTRSALQNAASVAGLMLTTEAAVADSPKGEESMPAMPGGMGGMGGMGGMGGMM, encoded by the coding sequence ATGGCAGCAAAAGAGATCAAGTTCGGCCAGGAGGCCCGCAGCAGCATCCTCGCCGGGGTCAACGTTCTCGCCGAGGCCGTCAAGGCGACCCTCGGCCCCAAGGGCCGCAACGTCGTCATCGAGAAGTCCTTCGGCGCTCCCCTGATCACCAAGGACGGCGTCACCGTCGCCAAGGAGATCGAGCTCGAGGACAAGTTTGAGAATATGGGCGCCCAGCTCGTCAAGGAAGTCGCCTCCAAGACCTCCGACGTCGCCGGCGACGGCACCACCACCGCCACCGTCCTGGCCCAGGCGATCTACCGCGAAGGCGTCAAACTGGTCACCGCCGGCCACAACCCGATGGAGATCAAGCGGGGCATCGACAAGGCCGTCGAGGCCGCCGTCGGCTCCCTGCAGGGCCTTTCCAAACCGGTCAAGGACCACAAGGAGATCGCCCAGGTCGGCACCATCTCCGCCAACTCGGACGAGACGATCGGCAACATCCTCGCCGAGGCGATGGAGAAGGTCGGCAAGGAAGGCGTGATCACCGTCGAGGAAGCCAAGGCGATGGAGACCTCCCTCGAGACCGTCGAAGGGATGCAGTTCGACCGCGGCTACCTCTCCCCCTACTTCGTCACCGACCCCGACCGCATGGAGTGCGTGATCGAGGACGCCCTGATCCTCATCTACGACAAGAAGATCAGCAACATGAAGGACCTGCTCGGCGTGCTCGAGCCTGTGGCCAAGCAGGGCCGTCCCCTTCTGATCATCGCCGAGGACGTCGAGGGCGAGGCCCTGGCCACTCTCGTGGTCAACAAGCTGCGCGGCACCCTCAACATCGCCGCCGTCAAGGCCCCCGGCTTCGGTGACCGCCGCAAGTCGATGCTCGAAGACATCGCCATCCTCACCGGCGGCACCGTCATCTCCGAGGACATGGGCTTCAAGCTCGAGAACGCCTCCCTCGACATGCTCGGCACCGCCAAGCGCATCGTCATCGACAAGGACAACACCACCATCATCGACGGCGCCGGAAGCGAAGGCGACATCGCGGCCCGGGTCAAGACCATCCGCGCCCAGATCGAGGAGACCAGCTCCGACTACGACCGCGAGAAGCTCCAGGAGCGCCTCGCCAAGCTCGTCGGCGGCGTCGCCGTGGTCAAGGTCGGCGCGGCCACCGAGACCGAGATGAAGGAGAAGAAAGCTCGCGTCGAGGACGCCCTGCACGCCACCCGCGCGGCCGTCGAGGAGGGCATCGTCCCCGGCGGCGGCGTCGCCCTGATCCGCTGCATCGCTTCCCTGGATGCCGTCAAGGTGGAGGGCGAGCAGGAGTTCGGCGTCAAGATCGTCCGTCGCGCCCTCGAGGAGCCCCTGCGCCAGATCGCCGCAAACGCCGGGCTCGAGGGTTCCATTGTGGTGGACAAGGTCATCAACGAAAAAGGCTCCTTTGGCCTCAACGCCGCCAACGACGAGTACTGCGACATGATCGAGGCCGGGATCATCGATCCCACCAAGGTCACCCGCAGCGCCCTGCAGAACGCCGCCTCCGTGGCCGGCCTGATGCTCACCACCGAGGCTGCCGTGGCCGATTCGCCCAAGGGCGAAGAGTCCATGCCCGCCATGCCCGGCGGCATGGGCGGCATGGGCGGCATGGGCGGCATGGGCGGCATGATGTAA
- the groES gene encoding co-chaperone GroES produces MNIRPLHDRIIVERIEEETKTAGGLIIPDTAKEKPQMGNVVAVGKGKVTEDGKLLALDVKVGDKVLFGKYAGTEIKVEGSEYLMMREDDILGVVEN; encoded by the coding sequence ATGAACATCAGACCGCTTCACGACCGCATTATCGTCGAGAGGATCGAGGAAGAAACCAAGACCGCGGGGGGCCTGATCATCCCCGACACCGCCAAGGAAAAGCCCCAGATGGGCAACGTGGTGGCCGTCGGCAAGGGGAAGGTTACCGAGGACGGCAAGCTCCTGGCCCTGGACGTCAAGGTCGGCGACAAGGTGCTCTTCGGCAAGTACGCCGGCACCGAGATCAAGGTCGAGGGCAGCGAGTACCTCATGATGCGCGAGGACGACATCCTCGGCGTCGTGGAAAACTAA
- a CDS encoding alanine--glyoxylate aminotransferase family protein — MAKKLYIPGPVEVAPDVMQAMTAPMVGHRMPEYAELHARVTAGLKRLLHTEEPVFLSTSSAFGVMEGAVRNLVQKRCANFANGAFSAKWHDVTLRCGLQADLFAADWGEPVTPEMVENALATGKYDAMTLVHNETSTGVLSPLAEIAEVMKRYPEVSFIVDTVSSMSAVPIDLAALGTDVCLAGVQKAFGLPPGLAVFAVSQRALAKAATTPNRGYYFDFEEFAKNDLKDNTPSTPCISLIYALAHQLDKMFAEGLENRSARHRQMAERTRRWVEGQGFSLFAAEGCRSLTLTAGRNDGRTDLARLKALAGDRGYAIDNGYGKIKNTTFRIPHMADMTAADLDELFALLEELLPQARS, encoded by the coding sequence ATGGCAAAGAAACTCTATATCCCCGGGCCGGTCGAGGTGGCCCCCGACGTCATGCAGGCCATGACCGCCCCCATGGTCGGCCACCGCATGCCCGAATACGCCGAACTCCACGCCCGGGTCACCGCCGGCCTGAAGAGGCTGCTTCACACCGAAGAGCCGGTCTTCCTCTCCACCTCCAGCGCCTTCGGGGTCATGGAGGGGGCGGTGCGCAACCTGGTCCAGAAGCGCTGCGCCAACTTCGCCAACGGCGCCTTCAGCGCCAAGTGGCACGACGTCACCCTGCGCTGCGGCCTTCAGGCCGACCTCTTCGCCGCCGACTGGGGAGAGCCGGTCACCCCCGAGATGGTGGAGAATGCCCTGGCCACGGGCAAGTACGACGCCATGACCCTGGTTCACAACGAAACCTCCACCGGGGTCCTCTCCCCCCTGGCGGAGATCGCCGAGGTGATGAAGCGCTACCCGGAGGTCTCCTTCATCGTCGACACCGTCTCCTCGATGAGCGCGGTCCCGATCGACCTGGCCGCCCTCGGCACCGACGTCTGCCTCGCCGGGGTTCAGAAAGCCTTCGGCCTGCCGCCGGGGCTGGCGGTCTTCGCCGTCTCGCAGCGGGCCCTGGCAAAGGCCGCGACCACCCCGAACCGCGGCTACTACTTCGACTTCGAGGAGTTCGCCAAGAACGACCTCAAGGACAACACCCCGAGCACCCCCTGCATCAGCCTGATCTACGCCCTGGCCCACCAGCTCGACAAGATGTTCGCCGAGGGCCTGGAGAACCGCTCCGCCCGCCACCGCCAGATGGCCGAAAGGACCCGCCGCTGGGTGGAGGGCCAGGGCTTCTCCCTCTTCGCCGCCGAGGGCTGCCGCTCCCTGACCCTGACCGCGGGGCGCAACGACGGCCGAACCGACCTGGCCCGCCTCAAGGCGCTGGCCGGCGATCGGGGCTACGCCATCGACAACGGCTACGGCAAGATCAAGAACACCACCTTCCGCATCCCCCACATGGCCGACATGACCGCCGCCGACCTCGACGAACTCTTCGCCCTCCTCGAGGAACTGCTCCCCCAGGCGCGCTCCTGA